One Gordonia zhaorongruii DNA segment encodes these proteins:
- a CDS encoding YaaA family protein, which produces MLVILPPSETKSDGGTAVPLDLDSLTLPRLNGVRRRLGDAVVDLSSDLDASRAALGLGTSDAAIAEVDRNADLWRAPTRTAITRYTGVLYDALDYPGLTRASKTKAADRLMIGSALFGVVAATDLIPAYRLSGGSKLPGFGTLGSVWKPVLSPALDAIDEFVLDLRSGVYQKLGPVSGAVTATVVTEGADGSRKVVSHFNKHHKGLIARELVRTRRTVRDVNALAAVLSDAGQRVEITSPVEVTVVTD; this is translated from the coding sequence GTGCTCGTGATCCTGCCTCCCTCGGAGACCAAATCCGACGGCGGGACCGCTGTCCCGCTCGACCTCGATTCGCTGACCCTGCCGCGACTCAACGGCGTCCGTCGCCGTCTCGGCGACGCCGTCGTGGACCTGTCGTCGGATCTGGACGCCTCGCGTGCCGCACTGGGCCTCGGTACCAGCGACGCCGCCATCGCCGAGGTGGACCGCAACGCCGACCTCTGGCGCGCCCCGACTCGCACTGCGATCACCCGCTACACCGGCGTGCTCTACGACGCCCTCGACTACCCGGGATTGACGCGCGCATCCAAGACCAAGGCCGCCGACCGGTTGATGATCGGTTCCGCACTGTTCGGCGTCGTGGCCGCAACTGATCTCATTCCCGCGTACCGATTGTCAGGCGGATCCAAGCTGCCCGGCTTCGGCACCCTCGGATCGGTGTGGAAGCCGGTGCTGTCGCCGGCACTGGACGCGATCGACGAGTTCGTCCTGGATCTGCGTTCCGGCGTCTACCAGAAACTCGGTCCCGTCAGCGGCGCCGTGACGGCCACCGTCGTCACCGAGGGGGCCGATGGGTCACGCAAGGTTGTCAGTCACTTCAACAAGCACCACAAGGGGCTCATCGCCCGCGAGCTGGTCCGCACTCGGCGGACCGTCCGCGACGTCAACGCGCTGGCCGCCGTCCTGTCGGACGCGGGTCAACGGGTGGAGATCACCTCCCCGGTGGAGGTCACTGTCGTCACGGACTGA
- the cobA gene encoding uroporphyrinogen-III C-methyltransferase produces the protein MGHAHYLAGLDLRDRRVVVVGGGSVAQRRLPNLLAAGAEVHVVAIDPTPTVDSEPRVTVHRRAYAPADLDDAWYAIACTDDPAVNEAVVADAAERRIFCVRADDGSAGTAVTPASGHHRDLHFGVLAGGDHRRSAAARAAILAAFADGTSLTVADEHRHEAGVALVGGGPGADDLITVRGRRLLADADVVVADRLAPVGLLDELGPQVEVIDAAKVPYGRAMRQEKINEILVDRAKTGKFVVRLKGGDPYVYGRGFEELQACVEAGVDVTVVPGIASPIAGPGLAGIPVTHRGVTHEVVIVSGHVAPDHPDSLTDWAALAQLRGTIVLMMAVKRIDEFAQALLAGGRPGDTPVAFIENASRPDQRLIRTDLAGAADAARDQNLIAPAIAVIGTVAGFTDADEALGR, from the coding sequence ATGGGGCACGCTCATTACCTGGCCGGACTCGACCTGCGCGATCGGAGAGTCGTGGTGGTCGGCGGCGGCAGCGTCGCCCAGCGCAGACTGCCGAATCTGCTCGCTGCCGGGGCCGAGGTGCACGTCGTCGCGATCGACCCGACACCGACGGTCGACTCCGAACCGAGGGTCACGGTCCATCGCCGTGCCTACGCGCCCGCCGACCTCGACGACGCGTGGTACGCGATCGCCTGCACGGACGACCCCGCAGTCAATGAGGCCGTCGTCGCGGATGCCGCCGAGCGGCGGATCTTCTGCGTCCGGGCAGATGACGGAAGCGCCGGAACGGCGGTCACGCCGGCCTCCGGCCACCACCGCGACCTGCATTTCGGTGTGCTCGCAGGAGGGGACCACCGACGTTCGGCCGCCGCCCGTGCGGCGATTCTCGCAGCATTCGCCGACGGGACATCGCTGACCGTCGCCGACGAGCATCGACACGAAGCAGGGGTCGCACTGGTCGGCGGCGGACCCGGAGCCGACGACCTGATCACGGTTCGCGGACGCCGCCTGCTGGCCGACGCCGACGTGGTGGTCGCGGACCGGCTCGCGCCGGTGGGTCTGCTCGACGAGCTGGGACCGCAGGTCGAGGTCATCGACGCCGCGAAGGTTCCCTACGGCCGCGCGATGCGGCAGGAGAAGATCAACGAGATCCTCGTGGATCGGGCGAAGACCGGAAAGTTCGTCGTGCGGTTGAAGGGCGGTGATCCCTACGTCTACGGCCGCGGATTCGAGGAGCTGCAGGCCTGTGTGGAGGCAGGTGTCGACGTGACGGTGGTGCCGGGCATAGCCAGTCCGATCGCCGGGCCGGGACTGGCTGGTATCCCGGTGACGCATCGGGGCGTGACTCACGAGGTGGTCATCGTGTCCGGCCATGTGGCGCCGGACCATCCCGACTCGCTGACCGACTGGGCGGCGCTGGCACAGTTGCGCGGCACGATCGTGCTGATGATGGCGGTGAAACGGATCGACGAGTTCGCGCAGGCCCTGCTCGCCGGAGGTCGGCCGGGGGACACCCCGGTCGCGTTCATCGAGAACGCGTCGCGACCGGATCAGCGTCTCATCCGCACCGACCTCGCGGGAGCTGCGGATGCCGCCCGGGATCAGAACCTGATCGCGCCGGCGATCGCCGTCATCGGAACGGTCGCGGGCTTCACCGATGCGGACGAGGCTCTCGGCCGGTGA
- the cobO gene encoding cob(I)yrinic acid a,c-diamide adenosyltransferase, with amino-acid sequence MPKGVPESIPNDGLTTRQRRNQPVLAVHTGPGKGKSTAAFGMAMRAWNAGLSVAVFQFVKSAKWKVGEESTMGALGRLHDETGEGGPVEWHKMGQGWSWLRKNTDADDDHAAAARAGWAEIARRIADEKHDFYVLDEFTYPLHWGWIDTDEVVEVLGARPGRQHVVITGRYAPDGLVEAADLVTEMTKVKHPMDAGRKGQKGIEW; translated from the coding sequence ATGCCGAAGGGCGTGCCCGAATCGATCCCGAACGACGGACTGACCACCAGGCAGCGCCGGAATCAGCCGGTCCTCGCGGTCCATACCGGGCCCGGTAAGGGGAAGTCGACCGCGGCGTTCGGCATGGCGATGCGTGCCTGGAACGCCGGACTGAGTGTTGCGGTCTTCCAATTCGTGAAGAGCGCGAAATGGAAGGTCGGCGAGGAGTCCACCATGGGAGCTCTCGGGAGACTGCACGATGAGACCGGCGAAGGCGGGCCGGTCGAGTGGCACAAGATGGGGCAGGGCTGGTCGTGGTTGCGGAAGAACACCGACGCCGACGATGATCACGCGGCGGCCGCACGGGCCGGATGGGCGGAGATCGCCCGACGCATCGCCGATGAGAAGCACGACTTCTACGTGCTCGACGAGTTCACCTATCCGCTGCACTGGGGCTGGATCGACACCGATGAGGTGGTCGAGGTGCTGGGTGCTCGGCCCGGCCGCCAGCACGTCGTCATCACCGGACGGTATGCCCCGGACGGGCTAGTCGAGGCAGCCGATCTGGTCACCGAGATGACGAAGGTGAAGCATCCGATGGATGCCGGCCGAAAAGGACAGAAGGGCATCGAGTGGTAG
- a CDS encoding ferritin-like domain-containing protein, with translation MSQSDALIAATDAELAAIFTYGTSTAFVGSGERNTVTEYIAEHRVRRDQLNTMVVASGEQERVPAAGYALTTDITDAGSAQKALLAAEESCATAYLALVEQADDPNVRRNGVDGLSECALRIAHWREVAGITPVTVPFPGR, from the coding sequence ATGAGCCAGTCTGACGCTCTCATCGCCGCCACGGACGCTGAACTGGCCGCGATCTTCACCTACGGAACATCGACCGCGTTCGTCGGTTCCGGCGAGCGCAACACCGTCACCGAGTACATCGCCGAGCACCGGGTCCGGCGTGACCAGCTCAACACGATGGTCGTCGCGTCGGGCGAACAGGAGCGGGTCCCCGCCGCCGGGTACGCGCTGACCACCGACATCACCGATGCGGGGTCAGCCCAGAAGGCGCTGCTTGCCGCGGAGGAGTCGTGCGCGACCGCCTACCTCGCACTCGTCGAGCAGGCAGACGATCCGAACGTGCGGCGCAACGGCGTCGACGGGCTCAGCGAGTGCGCCCTGCGGATCGCGCACTGGCGAGAGGTCGCGGGAATCACTCCCGTGACCGTCCCCTTCCCGGGACGCTAG
- a CDS encoding cobyrinate a,c-diamide synthase, protein MVGARTPTVVIAAPASGSGKTTVTTGLIGALAGSGQVVAPFKVGPDYIDPGYHAVAASRPGRNLDPNLVGEHRVRPLFAAGCADADIAVVEGVMGLFDGRITDDPGTLGVGSTAQVAALLGAPVVLVVDAAGHSQSLAAVLHGFVSYDPAVRVAGVVLNRVGSDRHEQVLRQACERVGLPVFGVVRRDAALAVPSRHLGLVPAAERSADAIAAVGAITDRVRAGLDVPAIVAAARTAAGVTCPPWSPDDEMADHRVLGRPVIAVAQGAAFTFGYAEHPEMLTAAGARVEGFDPLHDRLPAGTAAVVIGGGFPEEHAADLAANDPLRRDLAAHVAAGRPVHAECAGLLYLASVLDGHQMVGAFDATGAFGPRLTLGYRDAVAVTDSVLYREGDRITGHEFHRSTVDFTSDRDPAWGWRGPDSSGAGAPVTDGIVSGGVHASYLHVHPAAVPHAIGRFVRAAEQAGG, encoded by the coding sequence GTGGTAGGTGCCCGCACTCCAACGGTGGTGATCGCCGCACCGGCGTCGGGCAGCGGGAAGACCACTGTCACAACGGGATTGATCGGCGCGCTCGCAGGCTCGGGCCAGGTCGTCGCGCCGTTCAAAGTGGGGCCGGACTACATCGATCCGGGATACCACGCCGTCGCAGCGAGTCGGCCTGGCCGGAATCTCGATCCCAACCTGGTCGGCGAGCATCGGGTGCGGCCCTTGTTCGCGGCCGGCTGCGCCGATGCGGACATCGCAGTCGTCGAGGGTGTGATGGGTCTGTTCGACGGACGCATCACCGATGATCCGGGCACGTTGGGCGTCGGCTCCACAGCGCAGGTCGCCGCCCTGCTCGGGGCGCCGGTAGTACTCGTCGTGGACGCCGCCGGGCACAGTCAGTCGCTGGCCGCGGTCCTGCATGGATTCGTGTCGTACGACCCCGCGGTGCGAGTGGCCGGGGTGGTCCTGAACCGAGTCGGCTCCGACCGTCATGAGCAGGTGCTGCGCCAGGCATGCGAGAGAGTGGGGCTTCCGGTCTTCGGGGTGGTGCGCCGCGACGCTGCCCTGGCAGTCCCGTCCCGTCACCTCGGACTGGTGCCCGCGGCCGAGCGCAGTGCGGACGCGATAGCCGCCGTCGGGGCGATCACCGACCGCGTACGCGCCGGTCTCGATGTGCCCGCGATCGTCGCCGCCGCTCGAACTGCCGCCGGGGTGACGTGTCCGCCGTGGTCGCCCGATGACGAGATGGCCGATCATCGGGTGCTCGGACGCCCGGTGATCGCAGTCGCGCAAGGGGCTGCATTCACGTTCGGATACGCGGAGCACCCGGAGATGCTCACTGCGGCCGGTGCGCGTGTCGAAGGATTCGATCCGCTGCACGACCGTCTGCCCGCCGGTACGGCGGCAGTCGTCATCGGCGGTGGGTTTCCGGAGGAGCACGCCGCTGACCTGGCAGCCAACGATCCGCTGCGTCGCGACCTCGCGGCCCATGTCGCAGCCGGCCGTCCCGTCCACGCCGAATGTGCCGGCCTGCTGTACCTCGCGTCTGTCCTCGACGGCCATCAGATGGTCGGCGCCTTCGACGCGACCGGAGCGTTCGGCCCTCGGTTGACGCTCGGTTACCGGGACGCGGTCGCGGTGACCGACTCCGTTCTGTACCGCGAGGGTGACCGGATCACCGGACACGAATTCCATCGCAGCACAGTCGATTTCACCTCGGATCGGGACCCGGCCTGGGGGTGGCGCGGACCGGACTCGTCGGGTGCGGGGGCGCCGGTGACCGACGGCATCGTCAGCGGCGGCGTGCATGCTTCGTACCTGCATGTGCACCCGGCTGCGGTACCCCATGCGATCGGGCGCTTCGTCCGGGCTGCCGAGCAGGCCGGTGGATAG
- a CDS encoding YlxR family protein, with protein sequence MVRVVARCADDGVRTVAVDTAGSLPGRGAWLHRESDCVSAAVRRRAFGPALRDRGLTVNPDDLDDLIAEINRDGSAGNQDR encoded by the coding sequence ATGGTGCGAGTAGTTGCCCGTTGCGCAGACGATGGTGTGCGCACTGTGGCGGTGGACACGGCGGGGAGCTTGCCGGGACGTGGCGCCTGGCTGCATCGAGAGTCCGACTGCGTGTCGGCCGCGGTGCGGCGGCGCGCCTTCGGTCCGGCGCTACGGGATCGCGGTCTCACCGTGAATCCAGACGACCTCGACGATCTGATCGCCGAGATCAACCGAGACGGTTCCGCAGGGAATCAGGACAGGTAG
- a CDS encoding proline--tRNA ligase, whose protein sequence is MSALFLRTLRDDPADAEVPSHRLLVRAGYIRRSAPGVYSWLPLGLKVFRNVEAVVRQEMDAMGAQEILLPALLPREPYETTGRWAEYGDALFRLKDRKGADMMLGPTHEEMFTQVVKGEYSSYKDLPTTLYQVQTKYRDEERPRAGLLRGREFVMKDSYSFDLDEAGLQASYDKHRATYQRIFDRLGVEYVIVAATSGAMGGSASEEFLAVCDVGEDTFVRSTESDYAANVEAVVTPVPAPVAFDSLPEATVRDTGDTPTIDTLVDWANSALDGEYTAADTLKNVMVKIRKPGGKWEITAVAVPGDRDVDPKRLEAAVEPSEVELLDDADFAANPSLVKGYIGPKGVQRAGFTYLVDPRVVDGTSWITGADEKGKHYTGLVAGRDFTADGVIEAASVRDGDPSPDGKGVLESAKGIEIGHIFQLGRKYTDAFELDVLGENGKPVRVTMGSYGLGVSRMIAVLAEQMHDEKGLRWPREVAPFDVHLVIANKDEAAVAGAQQLADDLDAAGLSILFDDRKASPGVKFKDAELLGMPVVVVVGRGWANGTVEIRDRFTGDAAEAAVDGATDAVLAAVRG, encoded by the coding sequence ATGTCCGCCCTGTTCCTCCGCACCCTCCGAGACGACCCCGCAGATGCCGAGGTGCCGAGCCACCGGTTGCTGGTCCGCGCCGGTTACATCCGGCGGAGTGCGCCGGGTGTCTATTCGTGGCTGCCCCTGGGACTCAAAGTGTTCCGCAACGTCGAAGCGGTGGTGCGGCAGGAGATGGATGCGATGGGAGCGCAGGAGATCCTGCTGCCCGCACTTCTGCCGCGCGAGCCGTACGAGACGACCGGCCGCTGGGCCGAGTACGGCGACGCGCTGTTCCGCCTCAAGGATCGCAAGGGCGCCGACATGATGCTCGGGCCCACCCACGAGGAGATGTTCACCCAGGTCGTGAAGGGCGAGTACAGCTCGTACAAGGATCTGCCGACCACCCTTTACCAGGTGCAGACGAAGTACCGCGATGAGGAGCGGCCACGCGCCGGACTGCTTCGCGGTCGTGAGTTCGTGATGAAGGACTCCTACTCGTTCGATCTCGACGAAGCCGGGTTGCAGGCGTCGTACGACAAGCACCGTGCGACCTACCAGCGGATCTTCGACCGCCTCGGCGTCGAGTACGTGATCGTTGCAGCGACCTCGGGAGCGATGGGCGGGAGCGCGTCCGAGGAGTTCCTCGCGGTGTGCGACGTCGGAGAGGACACCTTCGTGCGGAGCACGGAGTCGGACTACGCGGCCAATGTGGAAGCAGTCGTCACCCCGGTCCCCGCCCCGGTCGCCTTCGACTCGCTGCCGGAGGCGACCGTGCGCGACACCGGCGACACCCCGACCATCGACACGCTGGTGGACTGGGCGAACAGTGCGCTCGACGGCGAGTACACGGCCGCCGACACCCTCAAGAACGTGATGGTGAAGATCCGCAAGCCGGGCGGAAAGTGGGAGATCACCGCAGTCGCCGTGCCCGGAGATCGCGATGTGGACCCGAAGCGGCTGGAGGCGGCGGTCGAGCCCAGCGAGGTGGAGCTCCTCGATGACGCCGACTTCGCGGCGAACCCGTCACTGGTCAAGGGCTACATCGGACCGAAGGGAGTGCAGCGCGCAGGGTTCACGTACCTCGTCGACCCGCGCGTGGTCGACGGCACGTCGTGGATCACCGGCGCCGATGAGAAGGGGAAGCATTACACCGGTCTCGTGGCAGGCCGCGACTTCACCGCGGACGGCGTCATCGAAGCGGCCTCGGTGCGCGACGGTGATCCGTCGCCGGACGGCAAGGGTGTCCTCGAATCGGCCAAGGGGATCGAGATCGGACACATCTTCCAGCTCGGCCGCAAGTACACCGACGCCTTCGAACTCGATGTGCTCGGCGAGAACGGGAAGCCGGTCCGGGTCACGATGGGGTCGTACGGCCTCGGTGTGTCGCGGATGATCGCGGTGCTCGCCGAGCAGATGCACGACGAGAAGGGGCTGCGCTGGCCGCGCGAGGTGGCGCCGTTCGACGTGCACCTGGTCATCGCGAACAAGGACGAGGCGGCGGTCGCCGGTGCACAGCAGCTTGCCGACGACCTCGATGCGGCGGGACTGTCGATTCTCTTCGACGACCGCAAGGCGTCGCCGGGCGTCAAGTTCAAGGACGCCGAGCTGTTGGGCATGCCGGTCGTCGTGGTCGTCGGGCGAGGCTGGGCCAACGGCACCGTCGAGATCCGCGACCGGTTCACCGGCGATGCGGCCGAGGCTGCCGTCGACGGAGCAACCGACGCCGTCCTGGCCGCGGTGCGCGGCTGA
- the nusA gene encoding transcription termination factor NusA, with translation MHIDISALRLIEADKGVSIDTVITAIETALLTAYRHTEGFAQHARIDVNRKSGEVRVMAQELGEGGDVVHEWDDTPEGFGRIAATTARQVILQRLRDAENEKTYGDLVAHEGEVVGGVVQADSRLNAKGIVVVRIGTDANATEGIIPSVEQVPGEKYNHGDRIKCYVVGVSRGMRGPQITLSRTHPNLVRKLFSLEVPEIEDGSVEIVAVAREAGHRSKIAVHTGVNGLNAKGACIGPMGQRVRNVMSELSGEKIDIIDYANDPAVFVGNALSPAKVMSVTVIDLETKAARVIVPDYQLSLAIGKEGQNARLAARLTGWRIDIRSDAGDGGPRMEVLSDGEVTVSPDDEID, from the coding sequence ATGCACATCGACATCAGCGCGCTCCGACTGATCGAGGCGGACAAGGGCGTGTCCATCGACACCGTGATCACGGCGATCGAGACCGCCCTGCTCACCGCCTACCGGCACACTGAGGGCTTCGCGCAGCACGCGCGAATCGACGTCAACCGCAAGAGCGGAGAAGTCCGGGTGATGGCCCAGGAACTCGGCGAGGGCGGCGACGTCGTTCACGAGTGGGACGACACTCCCGAGGGCTTCGGCCGGATCGCCGCGACGACTGCGCGCCAGGTGATCCTGCAGCGTCTGCGCGACGCCGAGAACGAGAAGACCTACGGCGACCTGGTGGCTCACGAGGGCGAAGTGGTCGGCGGCGTCGTCCAGGCCGACTCGCGACTCAACGCCAAGGGCATCGTCGTCGTCCGGATCGGCACGGATGCCAACGCGACCGAGGGCATCATTCCCTCCGTCGAGCAGGTGCCGGGTGAGAAGTACAACCACGGTGACCGCATCAAGTGCTACGTCGTCGGTGTCAGCCGCGGGATGCGCGGCCCGCAGATCACCCTCTCGCGAACTCACCCGAACCTGGTCCGCAAACTGTTCTCGCTTGAGGTGCCCGAGATCGAGGACGGCTCGGTCGAGATCGTCGCCGTCGCCCGCGAGGCAGGTCATCGGTCGAAGATCGCCGTTCACACCGGCGTCAACGGTCTTAACGCGAAGGGCGCCTGCATCGGTCCGATGGGGCAGCGTGTACGCAATGTGATGAGCGAGCTGTCCGGTGAGAAGATCGACATCATCGATTACGCGAACGACCCGGCCGTGTTCGTGGGCAATGCGCTGTCGCCTGCGAAGGTGATGTCGGTGACGGTCATCGACCTGGAGACCAAGGCGGCCCGGGTGATCGTGCCCGATTACCAGTTGTCGCTCGCGATCGGCAAGGAAGGCCAGAACGCGCGGCTCGCTGCGCGCCTGACTGGATGGCGGATCGACATCCGCTCGGACGCAGGCGATGGCGGACCTCGGATGGAGGTTCTCAGCGACGGCGAGGTCACGGTCAGCCCCGATGATGAGATAGACTGA
- the rimP gene encoding ribosome maturation factor RimP has protein sequence MSGDRTEAIGAAVEPILVAAGYDLEEVVLLTPPGRRDVRVVIDKDGGAPLDELADLSRELGAVLDAADVMGEQHYELELTTPGIGRQLTRPRHWRRAAGRTAKIEYTVDGSAAELTGRIGALDGADAGDPESVTVVKADKGRISTVNVPLAAVTSAVVDVDFRRPGEAELRACGLDDAEIARRRTPNET, from the coding sequence ATGAGTGGCGACAGGACCGAAGCGATCGGTGCTGCGGTGGAGCCGATTCTCGTGGCGGCGGGATACGACCTCGAGGAGGTCGTGCTCCTGACTCCGCCCGGACGCCGCGACGTTCGCGTGGTGATCGACAAGGACGGCGGCGCGCCGCTCGACGAGCTGGCGGACCTGAGCCGCGAACTCGGTGCGGTTCTCGACGCCGCCGACGTCATGGGCGAGCAGCACTACGAACTCGAACTCACCACTCCCGGGATCGGCCGTCAGCTCACCCGGCCGCGGCATTGGCGCCGCGCTGCGGGACGCACCGCGAAGATCGAGTACACGGTCGACGGATCGGCTGCTGAGCTCACCGGCCGTATCGGGGCACTCGACGGGGCCGACGCAGGGGACCCGGAGTCGGTCACCGTCGTGAAGGCGGACAAGGGCCGGATCTCGACCGTGAACGTTCCCCTGGCGGCGGTCACCAGCGCCGTGGTCGACGTCGATTTCCGGCGCCCAGGTGAAGCCGAGCTGCGGGCCTGCGGTCTCGACGACGCCGAGATCGCGCGGCGCCGGACCCCGAACGAAACCTGA
- a CDS encoding GNAT family N-acetyltransferase gives MGSAFAYRPATQELFDDVEEMLGPKKRPDAAACWCLTYRLGNVESQKLDPPGRRAAVFELCGARPEPGILVYDSSADGVIGDVVGWAGVARRSLITALADEQAFPRMADGDPWTIFCLRTRGGRRRKGIGQQILSSAVDFARESGAGVIEAYPVDPEAHIAPIYAYPGFRSMFERAGFTVRDRAGRVPGGPPRVAMSLDTQSVTTVTSTGEVISTR, from the coding sequence ATGGGATCCGCTTTCGCCTACCGACCGGCGACACAGGAACTGTTCGACGACGTCGAAGAGATGCTCGGACCCAAGAAGCGGCCGGACGCGGCCGCGTGTTGGTGTCTGACGTATCGGCTCGGCAACGTGGAGTCCCAGAAGCTGGACCCTCCGGGGCGCCGGGCAGCGGTATTCGAGTTGTGCGGCGCCCGTCCCGAACCCGGAATCCTCGTCTACGACTCCAGTGCGGACGGCGTCATCGGTGACGTCGTGGGGTGGGCCGGTGTCGCTCGGCGCTCGCTCATCACTGCACTCGCCGACGAGCAGGCGTTTCCGCGCATGGCCGACGGCGACCCCTGGACGATATTCTGCCTGCGCACTCGGGGAGGTCGGCGCCGCAAGGGGATCGGTCAGCAGATACTGTCCAGCGCAGTGGACTTCGCTCGGGAGAGCGGAGCGGGCGTCATCGAGGCGTATCCGGTCGACCCGGAGGCGCATATCGCGCCGATCTACGCCTATCCCGGCTTCCGATCCATGTTCGAGCGCGCAGGCTTCACCGTGCGCGACCGGGCCGGGCGAGTACCGGGAGGGCCACCTCGGGTGGCGATGAGTCTGGACACTCAGTCCGTGACGACAGTGACCTCCACCGGGGAGGTGATCTCCACCCGTTGA